CGACCTTCTGCTCCCAAAGCAGACGCGCTAGCCGGGCTGCGCTACGCCCCGAAAGGGATACATACTCTCAATTTACAGGCAATAACGGCAATATTGGAGACTTCATTGAGGGACGCAATGGACGCTTGCCTGTTGCGTTCTACGTCCGCTTCGGTAGTTAAAATTATACACTATCTTTGGGCAGATGTCAAATTAAATATGAAAAATTCTTGTGTTTTTTTCACAGACTGTGCTATACTATTGACCTAATTATAAGGCGAGATTTCCGTGCCTCGTATACCCGTTTCTCTGCTATTCCAAATACTTGTAACGATGCTTCTTACACCACAATTTCTGAAACGACTTGACCCCTTCTACATGCGATCGAAGCATATGTTCCGCGGCAAATTCAGAGGCGAACGGCGAAGCCTCAATCGCGGCACAGGTATGGAATTCGCTGACTATCGTGTTTATGAACCCGGCGATGATCTGCGACATGTCGACTGGAACATTTACGCACGGTTAGACAGACTCTTTATCAAACTCTTCCACACTGACGAAGACTTATCACTTGTGCTACTCATTGACAATAGCCGTTCCATGGAATTTGGATCGCCTACCAAATTGACGTGCGCTAAGCAGATCGCCGCGGCGTTGGGTTATATCGCTTTAGCACACGCTGACAGCGTTGCAGTCTACACTTGTGCTGAACGACTCTCGCCAACGCTGCCACCAACGACAGGCAAATCGCAATTCCCCCGGTTAACGAAAGCACTCAACGCAATGACAGCATCCGGGCAAACGCGGCTAACGGAATGCCTTAAGCAACTTCCTATGTACCAACGACGTGCTGGCGTGGGCGTCATACTTTCAGATTTTTTGGATCCGAACGGCTACGCCGATGGGCTCAAATTACTCTTAGGACGCGGGTTCTCCCTCACAGTTATCCATTTGATAAGCCCAGAAGAGATGGCCCCACAAACACACTTGGAAAACACTCCTACTGGCGCGGATTGGTTGGTGGAAGATGCCGAAACAGGTGAAACGAAAGCCGTCACGATTAATGCAGAAATCCTCGCACAATATCGGGATCAACAGCAGGCATTTTGCAACAATATGCAACGTTTCTGCACCGATCAAAGTATTGGCTACGCGGAATTAAAAAGCGATACACCTGTAGAGCCTTTTATTTTACAGGAGCTGCATAGGATAGGTCTCATTCAGAGGCATCGGTAACCATACGGAGATAGTCTAATGAACAAGCAGATTAAACAAACAGACTTGGAAATGATTCAAGGCGATATCACGAAAGCTCAGGTTGATGCCATCGTGAATGCAGCGAACAGCGAACTCATCGGCGGTGGCGGTGTAGACGGCGCGATACGGCGCGCTGGTGGGAACGCAATTGAGGGGGCATGCGCAGAAATCCGCAGACGTGAAGGCGGTTGTCCTACTGGCAAAGCGGTCATCACCCCAGGCGGTAACCTTCACGCGAAATATGTGATTCACACCGTTGGACCGGTGTGGGAAGGCGGTAATTCAGGTGAAGCAGAACTGCTTGCGAGTTGTTATAAGGAGAGTCTCCGACTCGCTATAAAAAACAACATTCAAAGCATTGCTTTTCCTTCGATTAGCACCGGTATCTATGGATACCCAACGGAGAAAGCGGCAGTCGTTGCACTGACTGCGGTGAAAAAACTTGTGCTCCAGAGTGACACTGTGCCAGCGACGATTCAGTTTATCCTGTTTGATGAGGCAACCCATGCCTGCTATGTGGACGCTTTGCTCACTGTTTTTTAAAAATGAGGTGTGCTAAAAAGCTATCTGTGCTGAAAGGCACCCAAAATTGAACAACCCTAAATTTAGCCGAGTCTCGTTGATTCTCCCCATCTACATTCCAGCGTTTTTGCTGGCGACAGGTGGAGGCATTGTTTCACCAACGCTCTCAATTTACGTTAAATCGTTTGAGTTATCCTATACGTTAACAACAGTTGTCCTTGCTGTCGGTGTACTTGGAAACATCCCGGCGGGTATTTTAGTAGAACGACTCGGACGCAAACCGTCAATGCTGGTCGGCTTAGTGATGATAGGCGTGTCAACTGTCGGTATGGGTGCGGCAACGAATTTTTTCCAACTTATCGGTGCACAGTTGATCGGCGGGGTCGGGAATGCATTGTGGATGCTTGCCCGGCACGCTTATATGACAGACGTAATTCCGATAGCGAATCGCGGGAGAGCGATTGCCCTGTTCGGTGGTGTAAACCGGATGGGGACCTTCGCAGGACAATTCTTTTCTATCTTCCTCGGTGTAAACTTACGCCTGCCCTTCTTTATCTATGCGGGAATTGTGTTGCTGAACCTTTTCCTCTGTTTTTTCTTCATTCCAAAGACACACCGCCGCCGAAGTGAAACAACCGATAAGAAAATTCCCTATCTAAAACACCTTCTCCAGATATCGCGTCAGCATGCACGACTGCTCGCTACAGCAGGAGTCGGGCAGGTATGCGTCCAAACGCTACGCCGTGGGTGTCATATCATCATCCCACTCTATGCCGACGAGGTTGTCGGATTAACAACGCAACAGGTCCGCTCGGTCGTCATGGTATCTTCAGCGGTAGACATGTCAATGTTTCCGCTTGCTGGCTTTATGATGGACCGATTTGGTCGGAGATATGCGACAGTCCCTGGGATTTGCATCTTTGCCACCGGAATGGTATTGATGCCGTTTACAGGTACATTTATGTGGTTGCTGCTTGCAGCGATTTTGATGCGACTCGGTAATGGTATCGCTTCGGGAACAATGATGACCCTTGGTGCTGATTTAGCACCGCAAGAGGGGACT
This Candidatus Poribacteria bacterium DNA region includes the following protein-coding sequences:
- a CDS encoding DUF58 domain-containing protein, which translates into the protein MPRIPVSLLFQILVTMLLTPQFLKRLDPFYMRSKHMFRGKFRGERRSLNRGTGMEFADYRVYEPGDDLRHVDWNIYARLDRLFIKLFHTDEDLSLVLLIDNSRSMEFGSPTKLTCAKQIAAALGYIALAHADSVAVYTCAERLSPTLPPTTGKSQFPRLTKALNAMTASGQTRLTECLKQLPMYQRRAGVGVILSDFLDPNGYADGLKLLLGRGFSLTVIHLISPEEMAPQTHLENTPTGADWLVEDAETGETKAVTINAEILAQYRDQQQAFCNNMQRFCTDQSIGYAELKSDTPVEPFILQELHRIGLIQRHR
- a CDS encoding O-acetyl-ADP-ribose deacetylase gives rise to the protein MNKQIKQTDLEMIQGDITKAQVDAIVNAANSELIGGGGVDGAIRRAGGNAIEGACAEIRRREGGCPTGKAVITPGGNLHAKYVIHTVGPVWEGGNSGEAELLASCYKESLRLAIKNNIQSIAFPSISTGIYGYPTEKAAVVALTAVKKLVLQSDTVPATIQFILFDEATHACYVDALLTVF
- a CDS encoding MFS transporter yields the protein MNNPKFSRVSLILPIYIPAFLLATGGGIVSPTLSIYVKSFELSYTLTTVVLAVGVLGNIPAGILVERLGRKPSMLVGLVMIGVSTVGMGAATNFFQLIGAQLIGGVGNALWMLARHAYMTDVIPIANRGRAIALFGGVNRMGTFAGQFFSIFLGVNLRLPFFIYAGIVLLNLFLCFFFIPKTHRRRSETTDKKIPYLKHLLQISRQHARLLATAGVGQVCVQTLRRGCHIIIPLYADEVVGLTTQQVRSVVMVSSAVDMSMFPLAGFMMDRFGRRYATVPGICIFATGMVLMPFTGTFMWLLLAAILMRLGNGIASGTMMTLGADLAPQEGTGEFLGLWRLTGDFGGSAGPVIVGNIADLFGLSYSGFALGGIGYLAVGIFLWLVPETLKKE